Proteins from one Enterobacter bugandensis genomic window:
- the msbA gene encoding lipid A ABC transporter ATP-binding protein/permease MsbA gives MHNDKDLSTWQTFRRLWPMIAPFKAGLIVAGVALILNAASDTFMLSLLKPLLDDGFGKTDRSVLLWMPLVVIGLMILRGITSYISSYCISWVSGKVVMTMRRRLFSHMMGMPVSFFDKQSTGTLLSRITYDSEQVASSSSSALITVVREGASIIGLFAMMFYYSWQLSLILIVLAPVVSIAIRVVSKRFRNISKNMQNTMGQVTTSAEQMLKGHKEVLIFGGQEVETKRFDKVSNKMRLQGMKMVSASSISDPIIQLIASLALAFVLYAASFPSVMETLTAGTITVVFSSMIALMRPLKSLTNVNAQFQRGMAACQTLFSILDSEQEKDEGTREVERARGDVEFRNVTFTYPGRETPALRNINLTIPAGKTVALVGRSGSGKSTIASLITRFYDINEGEILLDGHDLREYTLQSLRNQVALVSQNVHLFNDTVANNIAYARTDEYSREQIENAARMAYAMDFINKMDNGLDTIIGENGVLLSGGQRQRIAIARALLRDSPILILDEATSALDTESERAIQSALDELQKNRTSLVIAHRLSTIEQADEIVVVEDGIIVERGSHADLLEHRGVYAQLHKMQFGE, from the coding sequence ATGCATAACGACAAAGATCTCTCCACGTGGCAAACCTTCCGCCGACTCTGGCCGATGATTGCTCCCTTTAAAGCAGGCCTGATCGTGGCGGGTGTAGCGTTAATCCTCAACGCAGCCAGCGATACTTTTATGTTATCGCTCCTCAAACCGTTACTGGACGACGGTTTTGGTAAAACGGATCGCTCAGTGTTGCTATGGATGCCTCTGGTGGTTATCGGGCTGATGATCTTACGTGGTATCACCAGCTATATCTCCAGCTACTGCATTTCCTGGGTTTCCGGGAAAGTGGTTATGACCATGCGCCGTCGTCTGTTCAGCCACATGATGGGCATGCCGGTCTCATTCTTTGACAAGCAATCCACCGGGACGCTGCTGTCTCGTATTACCTACGATTCAGAGCAGGTTGCCTCCTCCTCTTCAAGTGCGCTGATTACCGTCGTGCGCGAAGGAGCGTCGATCATCGGTCTGTTTGCAATGATGTTCTATTACAGCTGGCAGCTGTCGCTGATCCTTATCGTGCTGGCACCGGTCGTGTCCATTGCTATCCGCGTCGTCTCAAAGCGCTTCCGCAATATCAGTAAGAATATGCAGAACACCATGGGGCAGGTGACGACCAGCGCAGAACAGATGCTGAAAGGGCACAAAGAAGTGTTGATCTTCGGCGGTCAGGAAGTTGAAACCAAACGCTTTGACAAAGTCAGCAACAAAATGCGTCTGCAGGGGATGAAGATGGTCTCGGCCTCTTCCATCTCTGACCCGATCATTCAGCTGATTGCCTCACTGGCGCTGGCGTTCGTTCTTTATGCGGCAAGCTTCCCGAGCGTAATGGAAACGCTGACGGCGGGTACTATCACCGTAGTCTTCTCCTCGATGATTGCCCTGATGCGCCCGCTGAAATCCCTGACCAACGTGAACGCCCAGTTCCAGCGCGGGATGGCCGCCTGCCAGACGCTGTTCAGCATTCTGGATTCTGAACAGGAAAAAGACGAAGGTACACGCGAGGTAGAGCGCGCCCGTGGCGACGTGGAGTTCCGCAACGTGACCTTCACCTATCCAGGCCGCGAAACGCCGGCTCTGCGCAATATCAACCTGACGATTCCGGCAGGTAAAACCGTTGCGCTGGTAGGCCGCTCCGGCTCCGGTAAATCCACCATTGCGAGCCTCATCACTCGTTTCTACGATATTAACGAAGGTGAGATCCTGCTGGATGGTCACGATCTGCGGGAGTACACCCTGCAGTCGCTGCGTAACCAGGTTGCGCTGGTTTCTCAGAACGTGCATCTCTTCAACGATACGGTTGCCAACAACATTGCTTATGCACGCACTGACGAGTACAGCCGCGAGCAGATTGAGAACGCCGCGCGTATGGCGTATGCAATGGACTTTATCAACAAGATGGATAACGGTCTGGACACGATAATCGGTGAAAACGGGGTACTGCTCTCCGGCGGTCAGCGCCAGCGTATCGCCATTGCGCGCGCGCTGCTGCGCGATAGCCCGATACTGATCCTGGACGAAGCAACCTCTGCACTGGATACGGAATCTGAACGCGCGATTCAGTCGGCGCTGGATGAACTGCAAAAGAACCGTACTTCGCTGGTGATTGCGCACCGTCTGTCCACTATTGAGCAGGCAGATGAGATCGTCGTGGTTGAGGACGGCATCATTGTTGAACGCGGAAGCCATGCCGATCTGCTGGAACATCGTGGCGTTTACGCCCAGCTTCATAAGATGCAGTTCGGCGAATGA